Proteins from one Dethiosulfovibrio russensis genomic window:
- a CDS encoding flagellar protein FlgN: MPVKLEDLVAGLLRQELDLYRLLRSRIDAELEAIDGDDMDLLMSILQEKQSIISRQELLMERWGDVSSELGISEGRDEPVFWKALASAVGERGYEGLISRVREIQDLVSASIDFENVAQEKMAGKLSELRSRMSRVANGKKAVRGYMGSI, encoded by the coding sequence TTGCCGGTTAAGCTGGAAGATCTGGTAGCCGGATTGCTGAGGCAGGAGCTCGATCTTTACCGGCTGCTCAGGTCGAGAATAGACGCAGAGCTGGAGGCCATCGACGGTGACGATATGGATCTCCTCATGTCCATCCTTCAGGAAAAACAGTCCATAATATCCAGGCAGGAGCTTCTTATGGAACGTTGGGGGGATGTCTCCTCCGAACTCGGGATATCGGAGGGCCGAGACGAACCGGTTTTCTGGAAGGCTCTTGCCTCGGCGGTGGGTGAGAGAGGTTACGAGGGCCTTATATCCAGGGTGAGAGAGATTCAGGATTTGGTCTCTGCCTCCATAGATTTCGAGAACGTCGCACAGGAGAAAATGGCCGGAAAATTGAGCGAGCTCAGAAGCCGGATGTCCCGGGTCGCCAACGGCAAAAAGGCGGTACGAGGATATATGGGCAGCATCTGA
- the trxB gene encoding thioredoxin-disulfide reductase yields the protein MEQRDLVIIGAGPAGLTAAIYGRRAGLSTLVIEKGVFGGAICVTDEIENWPGIKHATGPELGDMFRDHAESLKTEFMEAEVKSIKENGDSKIVVTDKGEIEAKALIVATGASFRKLGCPGEAEFTGKGVSYCATCDGAFFEDLEIAVIGGGNTAVEEACYLTQFASKVYVVHRRDKFRADQVAVDRALANPKIQPVWDSVVEEIAGDGMVEKVVLKNVKTEEISEIPVSGVFMFVGNTPNAELVKDILETEKGGWVKTDEKMASSMKGLFVAGDLRSKSLRQVVTAASDGAIAAMSSYEYIAEHF from the coding sequence ATGGAACAGAGAGATCTTGTCATCATAGGGGCCGGGCCTGCCGGTCTTACCGCGGCCATCTACGGAAGAAGGGCCGGTTTGAGCACCTTGGTGATAGAGAAAGGCGTCTTCGGAGGCGCTATCTGCGTGACCGACGAGATCGAGAACTGGCCTGGAATTAAGCACGCTACCGGTCCCGAGCTCGGAGATATGTTCAGAGACCATGCCGAGTCCCTGAAGACAGAGTTCATGGAGGCAGAGGTCAAGTCCATCAAGGAGAACGGAGATTCCAAGATAGTCGTGACCGATAAGGGCGAGATAGAGGCCAAGGCCCTTATCGTCGCTACCGGGGCCAGCTTCAGAAAGCTCGGTTGCCCCGGAGAGGCCGAGTTCACCGGCAAGGGGGTCAGCTACTGTGCTACCTGCGACGGAGCCTTCTTCGAGGATCTCGAGATAGCGGTCATCGGAGGAGGAAACACCGCCGTCGAGGAGGCCTGCTACCTCACTCAGTTCGCTTCCAAGGTCTATGTAGTACATAGAAGGGACAAGTTCCGTGCCGACCAGGTGGCGGTGGATCGAGCCCTGGCCAATCCCAAGATCCAGCCTGTCTGGGATTCCGTGGTCGAGGAGATCGCCGGAGACGGTATGGTCGAGAAGGTTGTTCTCAAGAACGTCAAGACCGAAGAGATTTCCGAGATTCCCGTATCCGGTGTGTTCATGTTCGTAGGCAACACACCCAACGCCGAGTTGGTCAAGGATATTCTGGAGACCGAGAAGGGCGGATGGGTCAAGACCGACGAGAAGATGGCCTCGTCGATGAAGGGACTCTTCGTCGCCGGAGATCTTAGGAGCAAATCTCTCCGCCAGGTGGTCACTGCCGCCAGCGATGGAGCCATCGCGGCCATGTCCTCCTACGAATATATTGCGGAGCACTTCTAG
- a CDS encoding M48 family metalloprotease, with protein MAEKAIFLLSLALCLFLSPVAGIAGPYEREIALGKKVASQVEERWPVVSNPVEVARVRVVFERLLPFVDRKLPYSVNLLDADFPNAFCIPGGGIYVTSGMLDFVRSDGELAAILAHELTHADKNHVMIQADRSQKLSLATLAILIASEGQAAAAMMAGVAQIAITNGYSRDLEREADLGAVDKIHRAGYPPAAALTVMEGLAAEQLKRPYVDPGVFMDHPRLPDRIDYITRFIEDSGWELSRKAALNLLVTEVRESDHRLELTVDGLSVWSSSSENRVYLAEVASAISDSLELETSPHDIQIVDTLEGRKSLIISGHIIASAPLPTGTSSLSELRKGILKALSAAKDKNPTADYLS; from the coding sequence ATGGCTGAGAAAGCCATTTTTTTATTATCCTTGGCCCTCTGTCTTTTTCTGTCCCCCGTGGCTGGAATAGCCGGTCCCTACGAAAGGGAGATAGCCTTAGGCAAAAAAGTGGCTTCTCAGGTGGAGGAACGGTGGCCGGTCGTATCTAACCCAGTTGAGGTCGCTAGGGTAAGGGTGGTATTCGAAAGGTTGCTCCCCTTCGTGGATAGGAAGCTTCCCTACAGCGTGAATCTCCTGGATGCCGATTTTCCCAACGCTTTCTGTATCCCCGGAGGTGGAATATACGTTACCTCCGGTATGTTGGATTTCGTCAGGAGCGACGGCGAATTGGCCGCTATTTTGGCCCACGAGTTGACCCACGCCGATAAAAATCACGTCATGATCCAGGCGGATAGATCCCAGAAGCTATCCTTGGCTACCTTGGCTATCTTGATCGCCAGCGAGGGGCAGGCCGCCGCTGCCATGATGGCCGGGGTAGCTCAGATCGCCATAACCAACGGATACAGCCGGGACCTCGAGAGGGAGGCGGATCTCGGCGCCGTCGATAAGATTCACCGGGCCGGTTATCCTCCTGCCGCCGCCCTTACCGTGATGGAGGGATTGGCAGCGGAACAGCTGAAGAGGCCTTATGTCGATCCCGGTGTTTTCATGGATCATCCTAGATTACCCGATAGAATCGACTATATCACGAGGTTCATAGAGGACAGCGGTTGGGAGCTCAGCCGTAAAGCCGCTTTGAACCTTTTAGTTACAGAAGTGAGGGAATCGGACCATAGGTTGGAGCTGACCGTCGACGGGTTGTCCGTCTGGTCGTCTTCCTCGGAGAATCGGGTGTACTTGGCCGAGGTGGCTTCGGCTATATCCGACAGCCTGGAACTTGAGACATCGCCACACGACATACAGATAGTAGATACCCTCGAGGGACGGAAATCGCTTATCATAAGCGGACATATAATAGCTTCCGCCCCTCTTCCGACAGGAACCTCCTCTCTGTCCGAGCTCAGAAAGGGCATATTGAAAGCTCTCTCCGCGGCTAAGGACAAGAACCCCACAGCAGACTATCTTTCCTGA
- a CDS encoding 1-phosphofructokinase family hexose kinase, with product MIVTVTLNPAVDEGYVVRDFNPGGWFRAVSSDRSPGGKGINVSLLLNQLGHESAAMGFLAGFNGDYIRDVLRRLRITTNFVHVTGETRTNVYVVDETGRVETGISESGPEISEEALTRFLSNYRRMLNRASVVVIGGSIPPGVPQDIYRDLVSTAKDVGVETFVDAAGPAFMAGIEAGPSFAKIDHRFMSQLSGTPLSTLDNLIRAVSDLHDLGVNWAVSSYHVYGDVFFTPDGIYLAKLGDRTDVVSMFGASDALVAGLVVGYREGMSPEEAIRFSMACAMEEATHIGKGISGRDAVERYMSTVEIEKLR from the coding sequence ATGATCGTCACTGTGACTCTAAACCCAGCGGTCGATGAAGGCTACGTAGTCAGGGATTTCAATCCAGGAGGGTGGTTTCGGGCGGTATCGTCCGACAGATCTCCTGGGGGAAAGGGAATCAACGTCTCTTTGCTCCTGAATCAGCTGGGCCATGAATCGGCTGCTATGGGCTTTCTGGCTGGGTTCAACGGGGATTACATCAGAGATGTCTTGCGGCGTCTTCGCATAACCACCAACTTCGTACACGTTACCGGAGAGACCAGGACCAACGTCTACGTGGTGGACGAGACCGGTCGGGTCGAGACGGGAATATCCGAGTCCGGACCGGAGATCTCCGAGGAGGCGCTCACCCGCTTTCTGTCCAATTACAGACGGATGTTGAACAGAGCTTCGGTAGTGGTGATAGGAGGTTCCATCCCTCCGGGAGTTCCGCAGGATATCTACAGGGATCTGGTATCAACGGCCAAGGACGTGGGAGTGGAAACCTTCGTAGACGCCGCCGGGCCAGCTTTTATGGCTGGCATAGAGGCGGGGCCGTCCTTCGCCAAGATCGACCATAGGTTCATGTCTCAGCTTTCGGGAACCCCGCTCTCCACCCTGGACAACCTGATTCGCGCTGTCTCCGACCTCCACGATCTGGGGGTAAACTGGGCGGTCTCCTCGTACCACGTCTACGGAGACGTATTCTTCACCCCGGACGGTATCTATCTGGCAAAACTGGGAGACAGGACCGACGTGGTCTCGATGTTCGGGGCCAGCGATGCCCTGGTGGCTGGATTGGTAGTCGGTTACAGGGAAGGCATGTCTCCGGAGGAGGCCATCCGTTTCAGCATGGCCTGCGCCATGGAGGAAGCTACCCACATAGGCAAGGGGATCAGCGGCAGAGACGCAGTGGAACGGTATATGTCGACGGTGGAGATAGAGAAACTTCGTTGA
- the fliS gene encoding flagellar export chaperone FliS, which yields MEQKNQNAQLAYQVTRIRTASREQLLLITYDIAIRFCIAAESAIAKGNTEESHENLLRAQNAVRELMVSLNVEVGGSVAEDLMGLYDFMHRSLVEANVEKSKEKVAMVRSMLEELRDTWQEALEKIKKEAISKKQEEPVPSGGGVSFAG from the coding sequence ATGGAACAGAAGAATCAGAACGCTCAGTTGGCCTATCAGGTCACGAGGATCAGAACTGCCTCTAGAGAACAGCTGTTGCTGATAACCTACGACATAGCCATTAGGTTTTGTATAGCCGCTGAGTCTGCCATAGCGAAGGGGAACACCGAGGAAAGCCACGAAAATCTTTTGAGAGCACAGAACGCCGTGAGAGAGTTGATGGTGTCCCTTAACGTAGAGGTCGGTGGTTCCGTTGCGGAGGACTTGATGGGGCTCTACGATTTCATGCATCGTAGTCTCGTGGAGGCCAACGTGGAGAAATCGAAGGAAAAGGTGGCTATGGTCAGGTCCATGCTGGAAGAGCTGCGGGACACCTGGCAGGAGGCATTGGAGAAGATCAAGAAAGAGGCCATCTCCAAAAAGCAGGAGGAGCCCGTCCCGTCCGGGGGAGGGGTCAGTTTTGCCGGTTAA